DNA from Archaeoglobus veneficus SNP6:
TTACGTCAGTGCTATCGTCCCTCAGAGCCTCAGTTAAAGCCTCCACGGCCGACGGATCCCCTACATCCGCCAGTGCTCTTGCCGCCTCAACTCTTATTGTGACATCTTTATGGCTAAGTGCTTTGATTAGACCTTTTACGTCTCTTCTCTCCTTGAGTTTTTCTACATTGGGTTTCAGAAAGTTAAACATTAAAAATAGTTAAGAATCAAGTAGAGATAAAGTTTGCTCAAACCGGCTTCACCTCAACGCGGTACTTGGAACCGTCAACCTCAACTTCGAACTTACCTTCCACTTGCGCGACGCTGCTGGGGAACGGTTCTTCCTGAATTTCGCCTTGCAGGAACTTCAGTCCCGTCTGCGGGAAGAGAGCATATATCAGCACATTCTCGTCAGTTGCCTCAATTCCAAGTTCTTCAAGCTCCTTCTTTCTCTTTTCGAACTCTGGTTCGAGCAGGTCAGCAGGCCTGCAGTCTATCGGTTCCTCATCGCCAAGAATGAGTTTGATTATTTCCTCCCTTATTGGTGCCGGTGTTCTGCCGTACATGCCCTTAACAAGGTCTTTCGTCTCCCTCGGCACAACCTTGTATCGTTCGCCGGTGAGTACGTTCAGCACCGCCTGTACGCCGACAATCTGGCTCGTGGGTGTTACGAGGGGTACGTAACCCAAGTCTTCCCTGACCCTTGGCACTTCCTTCAGCACTTCCGGTAGCTTGTCCAGGGCGTTCTGTTCCTTGAGCTGTGCAATCAGGTTGGAGAACATCCCGCCAGGAATCTGGTAAACCAGAACGTTCGTATCAGGGATTGTTGAGAGCGGATCGAGGTATCCAGAGTACTTCTCCCTGAGCTTCATGAAGTAGTCTCTCACCTCCATGAGAACATCAAGGTCAACACCAGTGTCGTATCCCAGCTCGTTCAACGCGTAAACCATGCTCTCAGTTGGTGGATGCGATGTTCCCATGCTCAGCGGAGACATGCACGTATCCACCATCTCTGCTCCAGCTTCTACAGACTTAAGCAAGGCCATTGAAGCCATTCCGCTCGTATAGTGAGAGTGAACGTTTATCGGGAGGCCTATTTCCTTCTTCAAAGCCTTAACGAGTTCGTACGCTACCTTTGGAGAAAGTAGACCTGCCATGTCCTTCACGCATATCGAATCCACATCGAGTTCCGCAAGCTCTCTCGCTATTTCAACATACTTCTCTATCGTGTGAACGGGCGAAATTGTATAGCAAATCGTGCCCTGGACATGTGCTCCACACTTCTTTGCTGTCTTTATCGAGGAA
Protein-coding regions in this window:
- a CDS encoding pyruvate carboxylase subunit B; this translates as MKVKIVDLTLRDGHQSLLATRMRTRDMLPILETFDNAGIYCFEVWGGATFDACHRFLNENPWDRLREIRKRIKNAQISMLLRGQNLVGYKHYPDDIVEKFVTKTAELGMDIFRIFDALNDVRNLISSIKTAKKCGAHVQGTICYTISPVHTIEKYVEIARELAELDVDSICVKDMAGLLSPKVAYELVKALKKEIGLPINVHSHYTSGMASMALLKSVEAGAEMVDTCMSPLSMGTSHPPTESMVYALNELGYDTGVDLDVLMEVRDYFMKLREKYSGYLDPLSTIPDTNVLVYQIPGGMFSNLIAQLKEQNALDKLPEVLKEVPRVREDLGYVPLVTPTSQIVGVQAVLNVLTGERYKVVPRETKDLVKGMYGRTPAPIREEIIKLILGDEEPIDCRPADLLEPEFEKRKKELEELGIEATDENVLIYALFPQTGLKFLQGEIQEEPFPSSVAQVEGKFEVEVDGSKYRVEVKPV